A stretch of the Thunnus thynnus chromosome 7, fThuThy2.1, whole genome shotgun sequence genome encodes the following:
- the tmem91 gene encoding synapse differentiation-inducing gene protein 1 produces the protein MENLDELEHPLLGESPDNSRASKPGQGPGPGQAPGGLFKGILVKCEEDRAYPPLTWRNYCGHPPELQQQQLLDPCSLPRTLESFYPPAPIWGHADSLLSKDYLETTFVDIRPGSTLERKLLAETQDFHSMSYSMDDEDDLLPDSDDSSIDDFSDTDSENNFPLMIPQDYLGLAFFSMLCCFWPLGIAAFYLSQKTNKASAQGDFQGANAASRQALWLSVLSIVFGIITYICAIAALISYLSGKPP, from the exons ATGGAGAATCTAGATGAGCTGGAGCACCCTCTTCTGGGAGAAAGCCCCGATAACAGCCGAGCATCAAAGCCAGGGCAAGGGCCTGGACCTGGACAGGCCCCTGGTGGGCTGTTTAAGGGAATCTTGGTTAAGTGTGAGGAAGACAGAGCCTACCCTCCTTTAACGTGGAGGAACTATTGTGGACATCCTCCTGAGCTTCAGCAACAACAGCTACTGGATCCCTGCTCATTACCTCGCACACTGGAGTCTTTCTACCCACCGGCTCCCATCTGGGGCCACGCAGACTCCCTGCTCAGCAAGGACTACCTGGAGACCACCTTTGTGGACATTCGGCCCGGCTCTACGCTGGAGAGGAAGCTTCTGGCTGAGACGCAGGACTTCCACAGCATGTCCTACAGCATGGATGATGAAGACGACCTGCTTCCTGACTCTGAC GACTCATCCATTGATGACTTTAGTGATACAGACAGTGAGAACAACTTCCCTCTGATGATCCCTCAGGACTACTTGGGTCTGGCTTTTTTCTCCATGCTCTGCTGCTTCTGGCCCCTGGGCATCGCTGCCTTCTACCTTTCACAGaag ACGAACAAGGCGTCCGCTCAGGGGGATTTTCAAGGGGCCAACGCAGCATCTCGCCAGGCTCTGTGGCTCTCAGTTCTCTCCATCGTGTTTGGAATCATAACGTACATCTGCGCCATCGCTGCGCTGATTTCCTACCTGTCTGGCAAACCGCCATAA
- the ppp1r13l gene encoding relA-associated inhibitor, with protein sequence MSSQTGFSSSMLFQSINDDLNASLATADELSKEFNSLLNQVSSNNNNTNTTSQTSSTVSREQPQSTGLSGTSITTKETSGSSNGSSRSNPLPLSSTTFRPMDSVTSSNKNAPLPPVFSTSPLSSPKIQRATRSPPSRSGSESSSYSQQSPKQSPHTPRRNSPQHYNRSPRGSITYIDRSPSSSPTVASFDQSSRSSLLHSSTNLLSPYDNSQMGRRSPRPDRTPSPLSFNHPMSNTLPRNFGGFRQPDEGMQRQKSPGKWNETDLDVSYERKPHHTYDKTEWLRPSVPNSNWRESNLDGPPPTPNPKKDPRSQSLQYSQGSLPRNTRISVPPDVSSPYHPQPILSRISIPPTSTQSRQRRPIPLSVIMRLQNPHWGAMATRHPRVLGAEGDMAPYQPAMSVPREFFHQPVFQPQQPPPELRQPAIYSDVLNPGDIDAELERLDFVHHIPVISENPSMPQGVREVEQGVLPAPRPLSPTRLQPVVAPEAQSQEIPNLEELLRIRAEIPRALKRRGSVDQSRPLKKASHYQPNQYKNLINKLFHRKDHRQKGEQGSETSSSSDGEDTPALPPPFPPPHTSSTVPHDYRSYHSILRRSNREFKGTGRRARLSPLVLLLDGALVGELETVQRAVQEMNDPSQPNDEGITALHNAICGGHYNVVDFLVRIGANVSAPDSHGWTPLHCAASCNDRPLCEFLVRNGAAVMAVTESDSATAAQKCDPYAVGFEECENFLRGVEEAMGLENSGVLYALWNYPAQAADELSFKEGDMVTILQKPEGSDWWWASLCGREGFVPNNYFGLFPKVRPKSLC encoded by the exons ATGAGTTCTCAGACGGGCTTTAGCAGCAGCATGCTGT TCCAGTCCATAAATGATGACCTGAATGCATCACTGGCTACAGCGGATGAGCTATCCAAAGAGTTCAACTCCTTGCTAAACCAGGTTTCCTCCAACAACAATAACACCAACACTACGTctcag ACCAGCTCTACAGTCTCCAGAGAGCAGCCTCAGTCCACCGGGCTGTCAGGCACCTCCATCACTACGAAGGAGACGAGTGGCAGCAGTAATGGCAGCTCTAGGTCCAACCCTCTCCCCCTCAGCTCAACAACTTTCCGTCCCATGGACTCCGTTACATCCAGCAATAAAAATGCACCATTGCCCCCTGTCTTCTCCACCAGCCCGCTCTCATCCCCCAAGATCCAAAGGGCGACACGCTCTCCACCTTCTCGATCTGGATCTGAAAGCAGCTCGTACAGCCAGCAGAGCCCCAAACAGTCCCCTCATACCCCAAGGCGAAATTCACCCCAACATTACAACAGGAGCCCACGAGGCTCAATCACTTATATTGATAGAAGCCCCTCTTCGAGCCCCACAGTTGCTTCTTTTGACCAGTCATCTCGGTCTTCTTTGCTCCACTCATCCACCAACCTGCTGAGCCCGTATGACAACAGCCAGATGGGCCGCAGGTCACCTCGGCCGGACAGAACCCCCTCTCCTTTGTCTTTTAATCACCCAATGTCCAACACACTTCCCCGAAATTTTGGCGGTTTCAGGCAACCCG ATGAGGGTATGCAGCGGCAAAAGAGCCCTGGGAAGTGGAATGAGACAGATCTAGACGTGTCCTATGAGAGGAAGCCTCACCACACTTATGACA AGACAGAGTGGCTGCGGCCGTCTGTGCCAAACAGCAACTGGAGAGAATCCAACCTCGATGGCCCTCCTCCGACCCCAAACCCGAAAAAG gATCCTCGCTCTCAATCTCTCCAGTACTCCCAGGGTTCTCTCCCCCGTAACACACGAATATCAGTTCCTCCAGATGTTTCATCCCCTTACCACCCCCAGCCCATCCTTTCTCGTATTTCTATTCCTCCCACATCTACTCAGTCCCGCCAACGTAGGCCCATCCCTCTCTCCGTCATCATGCGTCTCCAAAACCCCCACTGGGGAGCCATGGCGACCCGCCACCCCAGAGTCCTGGGAGCAGAAGGAGACATGGCACCTTACCAACCTGCTATGTCCGTCCCAAGAGAATTCTTCCACCAACCTGTATTCCAGCCTCAGCAACCCCCACCTGAGCTGAGACAACCAGCTATATACAGTGACG TGCTGAACCCAGGGGATATTGATGCAGAGTTAGAACGGCTGGACTTTGTTCATCACATCCCTGTGATTTCGGAGAATCCCAGCATGCCACAGGGCGTAAGGGAGGTTGAGCAGGGCGTGCTGCCAGCTCCCCGGCCACTCAGCCCCACCAGGCTGCAGCCAGTGGTGGCGCCCGAGGCCCAGAGCCAGGAGATCCCTAACCTGGAGGAGCTGCTCCGCATCAGAGCGGAAATCCCCCGCGCCCTGAAAAGACGGGGATCTGTGGACCAGTCGCGGCCCCTGAAGAAGGCCTCCCATTACCAACCAAACCAGTACAAAAATCTCATCAACAAGCTTTTTCACAGGAAGGACCACCGCCAGAAAGGGGAGCAAGGTAGCGAGACGAGCAGCTCTTCAGACGGAGAGGACACCCCCgcacttcctcctccttttcctccacCTCACACATCCTCAACGGTTCCCCACGACTACAGA AGCTACCATTCCATTCTGCGGCGGTCCAATCGGGAGTTCAAAGGTACTGGGAGACGAGCTCGGCTCAGCCCGCTTGTCCTGCTGCTGGACGGAGCGTTGGTCGGAGAACTTGAGACAGTGCAGAGGGCCGTTCAGGAG ATGAACGACCCCAGCCAACCCAATGATGAAGGCATCACTGCCCTTCACAATGCCATCTGCGGCGGCCATTACAATGTGGTGGATTTCCTGGTTCGCATCGGAGCCAATGTTAGTGCGCCAGACAGCCATGGATG GACTCCACTGCATTGTGCAGCCTCTTGTAACGACCGTCCTCTGTGTGAGTTTCTGGTGAGAAACGGAGCTGCTGTCATGGCCGTGACAGAGAGTGACAGCGCTACCGCCGCCCAGAAGTGTGATCCTTATGCTGTTGGGTTTGAGGAATGTGAGAACTTTCTGAGAG GTGTGGAGGAGGCCATGGGGTTGGAGAACAGCGGGGTGCTGTATGCTCTGTGGAACTACCCGGCTCAGGCAGCCGATGAGCTGAGCTTCAAAGAGGGAGACATGGTCACCATCCTGCAGAAACCTGAAGGCTCGGACTGGTGGTGGGCATCGCTCTGCGGCAGGGAGGGATTTGTTCCAAACAACTACTTTGGG ctttttccaAAGGTTCGACCAAAATCTCTCTGCTAA